From the Sphingomonas suaedae genome, one window contains:
- a CDS encoding M1 family metallopeptidase: MDTPVLPTWGRVAHLYGERGQRINAVFTAIALLGCCGTASAQRGEPPITPLTALSGGPVEPERAALRLEHVDLDLTVDPARKLLSGTAQLTLSTSIRQTRLLIDLDTNLAVSGVRIDGVALAPGSWRNPEGRLAIDLPRPVPAGGKVIARIDYGGRPHEAVNAPWDDGIVWSSWQGKPWVATTAQGYGCDLFWPCLDFPAGEVKAIRLAITTPGGEPAIANGRLMSVRPLPDGGARWTWEARNINPYLIAINIGPYREIKGRYASRFGNKIPLHLWHLAGKDRQAAGLFAEFAPTLDFFETMIGPYPFADEKLGVVETPHLGMEHQTVNAYGNDYRKDETGFDWLFQHELAHEWFGNQMTAANWDDFWLHEGYGQYMQPLYGQWREGEARYAAMMATQRRYILNRQPLVSGRVKASDEVYQSEKGGPGQDIYYKGAWVLHTLRYLIGDKPFFDATRRLVYGRPDPKPGNFVPRFTSTAEFETLMNAAAGRDLGWFFDIYLREAALPELVETRTGDRLTLAWKTARQAPFPLPVDVQIDGQVRRLAMAGGRETVRVPASAHVVVDPMARILRRSSAIEAMQRR, from the coding sequence ATGGATACTCCGGTGCTGCCCACATGGGGCAGAGTCGCTCATCTATATGGGGAGCGGGGGCAGCGCATCAATGCAGTCTTCACCGCGATCGCACTGCTGGGGTGCTGCGGCACCGCGTCCGCCCAACGGGGCGAGCCGCCGATTACCCCCCTCACCGCCCTGTCGGGCGGGCCGGTGGAGCCGGAACGCGCGGCGTTGCGGCTGGAGCATGTCGATCTCGACCTGACGGTCGATCCGGCGCGCAAGCTGTTGTCCGGCACCGCGCAGCTAACGCTCAGCACCAGCATCCGCCAGACCCGCCTGCTGATCGATCTCGATACCAACCTTGCGGTTTCGGGGGTCCGCATCGACGGCGTGGCGCTGGCGCCGGGAAGCTGGCGCAATCCGGAGGGGCGGCTGGCGATCGACCTGCCTCGCCCTGTCCCTGCGGGCGGCAAGGTCATCGCGCGGATCGACTATGGCGGGCGTCCGCATGAAGCGGTGAACGCGCCCTGGGATGACGGCATCGTCTGGTCGAGCTGGCAGGGCAAGCCCTGGGTCGCGACCACGGCGCAGGGCTATGGCTGCGACCTGTTCTGGCCCTGCCTCGATTTCCCTGCCGGCGAGGTGAAGGCGATCCGCCTCGCGATCACGACGCCGGGCGGAGAACCCGCCATCGCCAATGGCCGATTGATGTCGGTTCGGCCGCTGCCCGATGGCGGCGCGCGCTGGACCTGGGAGGCAAGGAACATCAACCCCTATCTGATCGCGATCAACATCGGCCCGTATCGCGAAATCAAGGGGCGTTATGCCAGCAGGTTCGGCAACAAGATCCCCCTGCATCTCTGGCATCTGGCGGGCAAGGACCGGCAGGCGGCCGGGCTGTTCGCCGAATTCGCGCCGACGCTCGACTTTTTCGAGACCATGATCGGCCCCTACCCCTTCGCCGACGAGAAACTCGGCGTGGTCGAAACGCCGCATCTCGGCATGGAGCACCAGACGGTCAACGCCTATGGCAATGACTATCGCAAGGACGAAACCGGTTTCGACTGGCTCTTCCAGCACGAACTGGCGCATGAATGGTTCGGCAACCAGATGACGGCCGCGAACTGGGACGATTTCTGGCTGCACGAGGGCTATGGCCAATATATGCAGCCGCTCTACGGCCAATGGCGTGAGGGCGAGGCCCGTTATGCCGCGATGATGGCGACGCAGCGCCGTTACATTCTCAATCGCCAGCCGCTGGTGTCTGGCAGGGTCAAGGCTTCGGACGAGGTCTATCAGTCCGAAAAGGGCGGGCCGGGGCAGGATATCTATTACAAGGGCGCGTGGGTTCTCCACACGCTGCGCTATCTGATCGGCGACAAACCGTTTTTCGATGCGACGCGGCGGCTGGTCTATGGCCGCCCCGATCCGAAACCCGGCAATTTCGTCCCCCGCTTCACCTCGACCGCCGAGTTCGAGACGCTGATGAACGCGGCTGCCGGGCGCGATCTTGGCTGGTTTTTCGACATCTATCTCCGCGAGGCGGCACTGCCCGAACTGGTTGAGACGCGCACGGGCGACCGGCTGACGCTGGCGTGGAAGACGGCGCGTCAGGCCCCCTTCCCGCTGCCGGTCGATGTGCAGATCGATGGACAGGTGCGGCGGCTGGCGATGGCGGGGGGCCGCGAAACGGTCCGGGTCCCCGCAAGCGCCCATGTCGTGGTCGACCCCATGGCGCGCATCCTGCGGCGGAGTAGCGCGATCGAGGCGATGCAGCGGCGTTGA
- the lon gene encoding endopeptidase La, translated as MKPTYPVLPLRDIVVFPHMIVPLFVGRDKSVAALEAAMADDKEIFLVAQLDPANDDPGREDLYDTGVSAEVMQLLKLPDGTVRVLVAGKERGKLEAMDESGSFLTATVSPVEEKETEGAEIQALMRSVIDQFENYAKLNRKLPAETAVQLGEIEEASRLADAVAGNIAVKVADKQSLLVETDPQKRLEMVFAFMEGELGVLQVEKKIRSRVKRQMEKTQREYYLNEQLKAIQRELGNEGEEGEGDEIAELTQKIATLKLSKEARTKAQAELKKLKTMAPMSAEATVVRNYLDVLLGLPWGKKSKLKKDLVEAEAVLDADHYGLEKVKDRIIEYLAVQARTNKLKGPILCLVGPPGVGKTSLGKSIAKATGREFIRQSLGGVRDEAEIRGHRRTYIGSLPGKIVTNLKKAGTSNPLFLLDEIDKLGQDFRGDPASALLEVLDPEQNSKFNDHYLEIDVDLSDIMFVTTANSLNLPQPLLDRMEIIRLEGYTEDEKVEIAKGHLLAKQVDAHGLKDGEFELTEDGLRDLIRYYTREAGVRTLEREIAKLARKALRRILEGKAESVVVTPENLHEFAGVRKYRFGIGEEEHQIGAVTGLAWTEVGGELLTIESVTVPGKGAIKTTGKLGDVMKESVDAAFSFIRARSPSYGIKPSIFARKDIHVHLPEGAVPKDGPSAGIGLVTAIVSTLTGVPVRKDIAMTGEVTLRGRVLPIGGLKEKLLAALRGGIKMVLIPQENEKDLAEIPANIREGLEIVPVAHVDEVLKLALTAPLTAIDWTDADELAAQPPAVAGGTGADPLRH; from the coding sequence ATGAAGCCTACCTATCCCGTATTGCCGCTGCGCGACATCGTCGTGTTCCCGCACATGATCGTGCCGCTGTTCGTCGGCCGCGACAAGTCGGTCGCCGCACTCGAGGCCGCCATGGCTGACGACAAGGAGATTTTCCTGGTCGCCCAGCTCGATCCCGCCAATGACGATCCCGGCCGTGAAGATCTGTATGACACCGGCGTTTCTGCCGAGGTGATGCAGTTGCTCAAGCTCCCCGACGGCACCGTGCGCGTGCTCGTCGCGGGCAAGGAGCGCGGCAAGCTGGAGGCGATGGACGAAAGCGGCTCCTTCCTCACCGCCACCGTGTCGCCGGTGGAGGAGAAGGAAACCGAGGGTGCGGAGATCCAGGCACTGATGCGATCGGTGATCGATCAGTTCGAAAATTATGCCAAGCTCAACCGAAAGCTGCCCGCCGAGACTGCGGTGCAGCTGGGCGAGATCGAGGAAGCATCGCGTCTCGCCGACGCGGTGGCGGGCAATATCGCGGTCAAGGTCGCGGACAAGCAGAGCCTGCTGGTCGAGACCGATCCGCAGAAGCGCCTCGAAATGGTGTTCGCCTTCATGGAAGGCGAACTGGGCGTGTTGCAGGTCGAGAAGAAGATCCGCTCGCGCGTGAAGCGCCAGATGGAGAAGACCCAGCGCGAATATTATCTGAACGAGCAATTGAAGGCGATCCAGCGCGAGCTGGGCAATGAGGGCGAGGAAGGCGAGGGCGACGAGATCGCCGAGCTGACCCAGAAGATCGCCACGCTCAAGCTGTCGAAAGAGGCGCGGACGAAGGCGCAGGCGGAGCTCAAGAAGCTCAAGACCATGGCGCCGATGAGCGCCGAGGCGACCGTCGTGCGCAACTATCTCGACGTGCTGCTGGGCCTGCCCTGGGGCAAGAAGTCGAAGCTCAAAAAGGACCTGGTCGAAGCCGAGGCGGTGCTCGATGCCGATCACTATGGCCTGGAAAAGGTCAAGGACCGGATCATCGAATATCTCGCGGTGCAGGCGCGGACCAACAAACTCAAGGGACCGATCCTTTGCCTTGTGGGTCCTCCCGGCGTCGGCAAGACGTCACTGGGCAAGTCGATCGCCAAGGCCACGGGACGCGAGTTCATCCGCCAGTCGCTGGGCGGCGTGCGCGACGAGGCCGAGATTCGCGGCCACCGTCGCACCTATATCGGTTCGCTGCCGGGCAAGATCGTCACCAATCTCAAAAAGGCGGGGACCAGCAACCCGCTGTTCCTGCTCGATGAGATCGACAAGCTCGGCCAGGACTTCCGTGGCGATCCCGCATCGGCACTGCTCGAGGTGCTCGACCCCGAACAGAACAGCAAGTTCAACGACCATTATCTGGAGATCGACGTCGATCTTTCGGACATCATGTTCGTGACGACCGCCAACTCATTGAATTTGCCTCAGCCTTTGCTCGACCGCATGGAGATCATCCGGCTGGAAGGCTATACCGAGGACGAGAAGGTCGAGATCGCCAAGGGTCACCTCCTCGCCAAGCAGGTCGACGCGCACGGCCTGAAGGACGGCGAGTTCGAGCTGACCGAGGACGGCCTGCGCGACCTCATCCGTTATTACACGCGGGAGGCGGGCGTCCGCACGCTGGAGCGCGAGATCGCCAAGCTGGCGCGCAAGGCGCTGCGCCGCATCCTGGAAGGAAAGGCGGAGAGCGTCGTCGTGACGCCGGAAAATCTCCACGAGTTCGCGGGGGTGCGAAAGTACCGCTTCGGCATTGGCGAGGAGGAGCATCAGATCGGCGCCGTCACCGGCCTCGCCTGGACCGAAGTCGGCGGCGAGCTGCTGACCATCGAAAGCGTGACCGTGCCCGGCAAGGGCGCGATCAAGACGACCGGCAAGCTGGGCGATGTGATGAAGGAGAGCGTCGACGCGGCGTTCAGCTTCATCCGCGCGCGCAGCCCGAGCTATGGGATCAAGCCGAGCATCTTCGCGCGCAAGGATATCCACGTCCATCTGCCCGAAGGCGCGGTGCCCAAGGACGGGCCGTCGGCGGGCATCGGCCTCGTCACGGCGATCGTCTCGACGCTCACCGGGGTGCCGGTGCGCAAGGACATCGCGATGACCGGCGAGGTCACGCTGCGCGGGCGCGTGCTGCCGATCGGCGGCCTCAAGGAAAAGCTGCTTGCGGCTCTGCGCGGGGGCATCAAAATGGTGCTGATCCCGCAGGAGAATGAAAAGGACCTCGCCGAGATCCCGGCGAATATCCGCGAGGGGCTGGAGATCGTCCCGGTCGCGCATGTCGACGAGGTGCTGAAGCTGGCGCTGACCGCTCCGCTAACCGCGATCGACTGGACCGATGCGGATGAGCTTGCGGCCCAGCCGCCTGCCGTCGCGGGTGGAACGGGGGCCGATCCGCTCCGCCATTGA
- a CDS encoding HU family DNA-binding protein: MNKQELIATVADTAGLSKGDASKAVEAVFDAVTTSLKKGDEVRLVGFGTFSVSKRKASTGRNPRTGEPMTIKASSQPKFKAGKGLKDAVN; the protein is encoded by the coding sequence ATGAACAAGCAGGAACTGATCGCGACGGTCGCCGACACGGCAGGCCTGAGCAAGGGGGACGCGAGCAAGGCCGTGGAAGCGGTATTCGATGCGGTCACCACCTCGCTCAAAAAGGGCGACGAGGTCCGTCTGGTGGGCTTTGGCACCTTCTCGGTCTCGAAGCGCAAGGCGTCGACGGGCCGCAACCCGCGCACGGGCGAGCCGATGACGATCAAGGCGTCGTCGCAGCCCAAGTTCAAGGCCGGCAAGGGCCTGAAGGACGCGGTCAACTAA
- a CDS encoding TonB-dependent receptor domain-containing protein, with protein sequence MSTSHTLATALLLTSALSAPAFAQTDPAPASTPSAGQVEEPVEEETVEISGPGASADDGQEIVVIGRNIPNAIRATPEVVTVLSAADIQRTGEGDIAGALGRVTGLSVVGNGFVYVRGLGDRYSLALLNGLALPSPEPLRRVVPLDIFPSSLVSSAVVQKSYSVAYPAEFGGGVINLTTTAIPRESFLKIGGSVSGDTFTSSNLGYTYYGSDLDWLGYDDGSRSPAPVFQRALESGSAILPGADFSEDEIKAITRSLLNAETTVVQQNNHIPLNTSLDVSAGLTTDIGGTRLGIIASGGYDNSFKTRESIQQTGPGNILARDARYVRTEHRVITNALLGLGLEFGEHKIRFTNVYVRDTSKQARIGQFFSQSGFGVPDDFSQPADFLQQNTNWTERQLFNSQAVGEFEFGDFSVDARFGYANSQREAPYERSFTYVWGPSLGIPGVTDYVNYLSGSNRGSASVSFSDLNEDVYNGALDLAYRFPSGFTVSAGYAYLDTQRSSTRRDFQFLPQGTLNDAVAQLRPDYLLSDYNVDTYDILLQETSGVAGASAYDAALKVHAAYLQGEADFGQVRLQGGVRYEKGEQQVALIDITNLGGVPAPTRLEKDYFLPALTATWNFAADMQLRVHASKTIARPQFRELANQLYLDTESDRQFIGNRFLVDSELINAEARFEWYFAREQRVSIAGFFKKIDNPIEAVTNIGGGFVLQTSFANAPSAVLYGAEIEAVKYWPLDTLGGGFFSTRRAVTIANYTYSKSQLEVESGDNVLLDTGGSAPFVQPADSRFRDGDPLTGQSDHLVNVQVGLEDTERLSQQTLLLTYASDRVTGRGAFSGSFPYPDTVEKPGLRLDFVWREGIEIGSKEVELKFQARNITGRRFIEVQEGEILIQNNVYDVGTSFSLGASIKF encoded by the coding sequence ATGTCGACTTCTCACACGCTCGCGACCGCGTTGCTGCTCACCAGCGCGTTGAGCGCGCCCGCCTTTGCCCAAACCGATCCCGCCCCCGCCTCAACCCCCAGCGCGGGTCAGGTCGAGGAGCCCGTTGAGGAGGAGACGGTCGAGATTTCCGGGCCCGGAGCCTCGGCTGACGATGGCCAGGAAATCGTCGTCATCGGGCGCAATATCCCCAACGCGATCCGCGCCACCCCGGAAGTCGTGACCGTGCTTTCGGCTGCCGACATCCAGCGCACGGGCGAGGGCGACATCGCCGGCGCGCTCGGTCGCGTCACCGGCCTCAGTGTCGTCGGAAACGGTTTCGTCTATGTCCGCGGGCTTGGCGACCGCTACTCGCTCGCGCTGCTCAACGGCCTCGCGCTGCCCAGCCCCGAGCCGCTGCGCCGCGTCGTGCCGCTCGACATCTTCCCGAGCAGCCTGGTGAGCAGCGCCGTCGTCCAGAAGAGCTATTCGGTTGCCTATCCCGCAGAATTCGGCGGTGGCGTCATCAACCTGACCACGACGGCAATCCCGCGCGAGAGCTTTCTGAAGATCGGAGGTAGCGTCAGCGGCGACACCTTCACCAGCAGCAACCTCGGCTACACCTATTATGGCAGCGACCTCGACTGGCTTGGCTATGATGACGGGTCGCGATCGCCTGCCCCGGTCTTCCAGCGCGCGCTCGAATCGGGTTCAGCGATCCTGCCGGGCGCCGATTTCAGCGAAGATGAGATCAAGGCCATCACCCGGAGCCTGCTCAACGCCGAAACCACCGTGGTCCAGCAGAATAATCACATCCCCCTGAACACCTCGCTTGACGTAAGCGCAGGTCTGACCACGGATATCGGTGGGACCCGGCTCGGCATCATCGCGAGCGGCGGCTACGACAACAGCTTCAAGACGCGCGAATCGATCCAGCAGACCGGTCCTGGAAACATTCTTGCGCGTGACGCGCGTTATGTTCGGACCGAGCATCGGGTGATCACCAACGCGCTGCTCGGTCTCGGCCTAGAATTTGGCGAGCACAAGATCCGGTTCACCAACGTCTATGTGCGCGACACGTCGAAGCAGGCGCGGATTGGCCAGTTTTTCAGCCAATCGGGCTTTGGCGTCCCCGACGACTTCAGCCAGCCCGCCGATTTCCTCCAGCAGAATACCAACTGGACCGAGCGCCAGCTGTTCAACAGCCAGGCGGTGGGCGAATTCGAGTTCGGCGACTTTTCGGTCGATGCGCGCTTCGGCTATGCGAACTCTCAGCGCGAGGCACCTTATGAGCGGAGCTTCACCTATGTCTGGGGACCTTCGCTCGGTATTCCCGGCGTTACCGACTATGTGAACTACCTGAGCGGCTCGAACCGCGGGTCGGCGAGCGTGTCGTTCAGCGACCTGAATGAGGACGTCTATAATGGCGCGCTGGACCTCGCTTACCGTTTCCCCTCCGGCTTCACCGTCTCGGCGGGCTATGCCTATCTCGATACGCAGCGCAGCTCGACCCGCCGCGATTTCCAGTTCCTGCCTCAAGGCACGCTGAACGACGCCGTGGCGCAGCTGCGTCCCGACTATCTGCTCTCGGACTATAATGTCGACACCTACGACATCCTGCTTCAGGAGACGAGCGGCGTGGCCGGTGCATCGGCCTATGACGCCGCGCTGAAGGTCCATGCCGCCTATTTGCAGGGCGAGGCAGATTTCGGCCAAGTCCGTCTGCAGGGCGGTGTGCGCTATGAGAAAGGCGAGCAGCAGGTTGCGCTGATCGACATCACCAATCTGGGCGGTGTCCCCGCGCCGACGCGCCTCGAAAAGGACTATTTCCTTCCCGCGCTGACCGCGACGTGGAATTTTGCGGCGGACATGCAATTGCGTGTCCATGCGTCCAAAACGATCGCGCGTCCGCAGTTCCGCGAACTAGCCAATCAGCTCTATCTCGACACCGAGTCGGATCGCCAGTTCATCGGCAACCGTTTCCTGGTCGATAGCGAGTTAATCAACGCCGAAGCGCGGTTTGAGTGGTATTTCGCCCGTGAGCAGCGCGTTTCGATCGCCGGCTTCTTCAAGAAGATCGACAATCCCATCGAGGCGGTGACCAATATCGGCGGCGGCTTCGTGTTGCAGACCTCGTTCGCAAACGCACCGTCGGCGGTGCTTTACGGTGCGGAGATCGAGGCAGTGAAGTACTGGCCGCTCGACACGCTGGGCGGCGGCTTCTTCAGCACGCGCCGCGCGGTCACGATCGCGAACTATACCTACTCCAAATCGCAGCTCGAGGTAGAGTCGGGGGATAATGTCCTGCTCGACACCGGCGGCTCGGCACCGTTTGTCCAGCCTGCGGACTCGCGGTTCCGCGACGGTGATCCGCTTACGGGTCAGTCCGATCATCTCGTGAACGTGCAGGTCGGCCTGGAAGATACTGAGCGCCTGTCGCAACAGACCTTGCTGCTGACCTATGCCAGCGATCGCGTGACCGGCCGTGGTGCCTTTTCGGGCAGTTTCCCCTATCCCGACACCGTAGAAAAGCCGGGTCTGCGTCTCGACTTCGTGTGGCGCGAGGGCATCGAGATCGGGTCGAAGGAAGTGGAACTGAAGTTCCAGGCCCGCAACATCACGGGTCGCCGCTTCATCGAGGTTCAGGAAGGCGAGATCCTCATCCAGAACAACGTCTATGACGTCGGCACCAGCTTCTCGCTCGGCGCCAGCATCAAGTTCTGA
- a CDS encoding prolyl hydroxylase family protein, with protein sequence MTTPYPDCGFPIEPVIERLGSRPGVQKVPTPKLTLFIRKAFLDADFCVELMAMIDRDRRPSLVSDYNGDAVFRTSETCDLPVDGALSLRLDSLICDFIGLDPAHGEPLQGQRYAVGQEFKAHTDYFEPTGVDFEKFCSVAGQRTWTVMIYLNAVEAGGATRFKAIDKIVQPEPGKLLAWSNLRPNGTPNPSTLHHAMKVRAGTKYVITKWFRERPWG encoded by the coding sequence ATGACGACCCCCTATCCCGACTGCGGCTTTCCGATCGAGCCGGTGATCGAACGGCTCGGTTCCCGGCCGGGCGTTCAGAAAGTCCCGACGCCCAAATTGACCCTGTTCATCCGCAAGGCGTTTCTCGATGCCGATTTTTGCGTCGAACTGATGGCGATGATCGACCGCGACCGGCGGCCGTCGCTGGTCTCCGATTATAATGGCGACGCGGTGTTCCGGACGAGCGAGACGTGCGACCTCCCCGTCGACGGCGCACTGTCGCTGCGGCTCGATTCGCTGATCTGCGACTTTATCGGCCTCGATCCCGCGCATGGCGAGCCGCTGCAGGGCCAGCGCTATGCGGTGGGGCAGGAGTTCAAAGCGCATACCGACTATTTCGAGCCGACCGGCGTGGACTTCGAGAAATTCTGCTCGGTCGCCGGGCAGCGCACCTGGACGGTGATGATCTATCTCAACGCCGTCGAGGCGGGCGGCGCGACGCGGTTCAAGGCGATCGACAAGATCGTCCAGCCCGAGCCCGGCAAGCTGCTGGCGTGGAGCAATTTGCGCCCGAACGGCACGCCCAATCCATCGACATTGCATCACGCGATGAAGGTGCGGGCCGGAACGAAGTATGTGATCACGAAGTGGTTTCGCGAACGTCCCTGGGGGTGA
- a CDS encoding Leu/Phe/Val dehydrogenase has product MTAVWDLPDFDAHEGIHLFTDPASGLRAVIAVHSTYLGPAAGGVRFWHYADSNAAITDALRLSRGMSFKNAMAGLPLGGGKGVVLARQQGATISEDQLVAFGEAVESLGGRYVTAEDVGMSEARMKIIATRTRHVSGLPVAGGDAGGDPGPFTALGIYLGVKTAAQRALGAESMKGVHVAIQGVGSVGGGLARRLAADGAKLTLADVNAERAQALADELGADTVAADAILGVEAEIFSPNALGAILTEASIAALTCKIVAGGANNQLATPEDGARIHARGILYAPDYVINAGGIINVGLEYLGQGDRAEVEARIARIPDRLAEVWDESDRTADPASEVADRIAMRLIGRG; this is encoded by the coding sequence ATGACTGCGGTTTGGGACCTGCCTGATTTCGACGCGCATGAGGGGATTCACCTCTTCACCGATCCGGCTTCCGGCCTGCGCGCGGTGATCGCGGTCCATTCCACCTATCTTGGCCCGGCGGCGGGCGGCGTGCGCTTCTGGCACTATGCCGACAGCAATGCCGCGATTACCGACGCCTTGCGATTGTCGCGGGGCATGAGCTTCAAGAACGCGATGGCCGGCCTTCCGCTGGGCGGCGGCAAGGGCGTGGTCCTCGCGCGGCAGCAGGGTGCGACGATCAGCGAGGATCAGCTGGTCGCATTTGGCGAGGCGGTGGAGTCGCTCGGCGGACGCTATGTCACCGCCGAGGATGTCGGCATGTCGGAGGCGCGGATGAAGATCATCGCGACCCGCACCCGCCATGTCTCCGGCCTGCCGGTCGCGGGTGGCGATGCGGGGGGCGATCCCGGACCGTTCACCGCGCTCGGAATCTATCTTGGCGTCAAGACTGCGGCGCAGCGCGCGCTGGGCGCGGAGAGCATGAAGGGCGTCCATGTCGCGATCCAGGGCGTGGGCAGCGTCGGCGGCGGCCTCGCCCGGCGGCTCGCGGCGGACGGTGCGAAGCTTACTCTGGCCGACGTGAACGCGGAGCGGGCGCAGGCGCTCGCCGATGAACTGGGAGCCGACACGGTTGCGGCCGATGCGATCCTGGGCGTCGAAGCGGAAATCTTCAGCCCCAACGCACTGGGCGCGATCCTGACCGAGGCGAGCATCGCCGCGCTGACCTGCAAGATCGTCGCAGGCGGCGCCAACAACCAGCTTGCGACGCCCGAGGACGGCGCTCGCATCCATGCGCGCGGCATCCTCTATGCCCCCGATTACGTCATCAACGCGGGCGGCATCATCAATGTGGGCCTGGAATATCTCGGCCAGGGCGACCGCGCCGAGGTGGAAGCCCGCATCGCCCGCATCCCCGACCGCCTCGCCGAAGTCTGGGACGAAAGCGACCGCACCGCCGACCCGGCGAGCGAGGTTGCGGACCGGATCGCGATGCGGCTGATCGGGCGGGGGTGA
- a CDS encoding type II toxin-antitoxin system ParD family antitoxin produces MPSSFTLGSHFEGFIKRQVSSGRYASASEVIRDSLRLLEEQEEERAAKLEALRADIAYGAASGEGIPADEVFAEVEAMIDEIARKKAG; encoded by the coding sequence ATGCCCTCCAGCTTCACCCTCGGCAGCCATTTCGAAGGTTTCATCAAGCGTCAGGTCAGTTCTGGCCGCTATGCGTCCGCCAGCGAAGTGATCCGCGACAGCCTGCGCCTGCTCGAGGAGCAGGAGGAGGAGCGCGCCGCGAAGCTTGAGGCGTTGCGCGCCGATATCGCCTATGGCGCGGCAAGCGGCGAAGGCATCCCCGCCGATGAGGTCTTCGCCGAGGTGGAGGCCATGATCGACGAGATCGCCCGCAAGAAAGCCGGATGA
- a CDS encoding type II toxin-antitoxin system RelE/ParE family toxin — translation MRLVFAPAAQADLREIAAYIAEDDPDHARSFVAELRKACVILIDHPFLGMARPEVGDGLRSKPHGRYAIFYRVIEDVVRIERVIHTSRDKQRL, via the coding sequence ATGAGGCTGGTTTTCGCGCCTGCGGCCCAGGCCGACCTGCGCGAAATTGCAGCCTATATCGCTGAGGACGATCCAGATCACGCGAGATCCTTCGTCGCAGAGCTAAGAAAGGCGTGCGTGATCCTGATTGACCACCCGTTTCTCGGAATGGCCCGGCCCGAGGTCGGCGATGGATTGCGCTCGAAGCCGCACGGCCGATATGCGATCTTTTATCGCGTGATTGAAGACGTGGTGCGTATCGAGCGCGTTATCCACACCTCTCGGGATAAACAGCGACTATAG
- a CDS encoding lytic murein transglycosylase has product MRRFILVGTAVAALGVAGAPAVAQDEAGFQAYINGPLRQQALAEGVSARTLDAVLPSLTYNPRVIELDRDQPGSNPNAPIPNFAPYKARHVDAARINRGRETYRRLRAKLERVERETGVPESIMVAIFGHETNYGSYTGGFDLPRSLATLAYEGRRRALFSGEFIATMKMVDRGVPRDRLKGSWAGAFGYPQFLPSVYLRLARDGDGDGVANIWSNEADTLASIANYFVAAGWRPGQPWGVAVNVPSSLDRAALVNRTVPTRCSRVFERHSQWRTMAEWRALGVVPQSGRWPDGNIQATLLEPDGPGRTAYLLTGNYRVILDYNCSNFYALSVGLLADEVEN; this is encoded by the coding sequence ATGCGGCGTTTCATTCTGGTCGGTACGGCGGTTGCGGCGCTTGGCGTCGCTGGCGCCCCGGCCGTGGCTCAGGACGAGGCCGGGTTCCAGGCCTATATCAACGGGCCGCTGCGCCAGCAGGCGCTGGCCGAGGGGGTGAGCGCGCGCACACTCGATGCGGTGCTGCCATCGCTCACCTACAACCCCCGCGTGATCGAGCTGGACCGCGATCAGCCGGGGAGCAATCCCAACGCGCCGATCCCCAATTTCGCGCCCTACAAGGCCCGGCATGTCGATGCCGCGCGGATCAATCGGGGTCGCGAGACCTATCGCCGGTTGCGCGCGAAGCTGGAACGGGTCGAGCGTGAGACCGGGGTTCCCGAATCGATCATGGTCGCGATCTTCGGGCACGAGACCAATTATGGCAGCTATACCGGCGGGTTCGATCTGCCGCGCAGCCTCGCCACGCTCGCCTATGAAGGCCGCCGTCGCGCGTTGTTTTCGGGCGAATTCATCGCGACGATGAAGATGGTCGATCGCGGCGTTCCGCGTGACCGGCTCAAGGGCAGCTGGGCGGGGGCGTTCGGTTATCCGCAATTCCTCCCCTCGGTCTATCTGCGCCTCGCGCGCGACGGCGACGGGGATGGCGTCGCCAACATCTGGTCGAACGAGGCCGATACGCTCGCCTCGATCGCCAATTATTTCGTCGCGGCGGGATGGCGACCGGGACAGCCGTGGGGCGTCGCCGTCAATGTGCCCTCAAGCCTCGATCGCGCGGCGCTGGTCAACCGCACTGTTCCGACCCGCTGTTCGCGGGTGTTCGAGCGGCATTCGCAATGGCGGACGATGGCCGAATGGCGCGCGCTCGGCGTGGTGCCGCAATCGGGGCGCTGGCCGGACGGGAATATCCAGGCGACGCTGCTGGAGCCCGACGGGCCGGGCAGGACGGCGTATCTGCTCACCGGAAATTATCGCGTGATCCTCGATTACAACTGCTCCAATTTCTATGCGCTTTCGGTGGGATTGCTGGCCGATGAAGTCGAGAATTAG